A window of Sulfurimonas gotlandica GD1 contains these coding sequences:
- a CDS encoding helix-turn-helix domain-containing protein, which produces MLRLELINKTEQRRKQLNITIENLAKLSNLGIRTLNRFFAGDDVKLSTVESLTNILGLDFAGNESVPLKQLQKQRAKQKAIFMASLVQSTSALEMQGLEKNSLEKIIHKFEKEFLTGSYKNRLWVA; this is translated from the coding sequence ATGCTTAGATTAGAATTAATCAATAAAACTGAACAAAGACGAAAGCAACTTAATATTACTATTGAGAATCTAGCAAAACTAAGTAATCTTGGTATAAGAACTCTGAATAGATTCTTTGCCGGTGATGATGTTAAACTAAGTACAGTTGAGAGTTTAACAAATATTCTCGGTCTTGATTTTGCAGGTAATGAGTCAGTACCACTAAAACAGTTACAAAAACAAAGAGCCAAACAAAAAGCTATCTTTATGGCATCTTTAGTTCAAAGCACTTCTGCTCTTGAGATGCAGGGTTTAGAAAAAAATAGTTTAGAGAAAATAATTCATAAATTTGAAAAAGAGTTTTTAACGGGCTCATATAAAAACAGATTGTGGGTTGCATAA
- a CDS encoding diguanylate cyclase yields MKILKLLLLISVPIIIVGNVYLILEYKKIGQEKLNWVEHTHEVIHEANIYISAMKDIETGQRGYLLTLKDDYLEPYILGLSKAKNSFDQLKQLTSDNLSQQKRLDFIKESMNLKLDELATTIKYAKDKKIDKSFDLVKNDIGKKYMDDIRKYVKQFTKAEFKLLEKRQNEYNNYRKNITLLIISEIMVLILIAIIFFFIYKNNIQKKAHAEIKEYVRLVDKNIITSSTDLKGNITYASEAFAQISGYSKVELIGQSHSIVRHPDMPKSIYEDMWNTIKSGKTWSGEIKNRKKSGDYYWVKTSISPKYNNDNEHIGFTAIRQDISDKKMIEKISITDGLTNIYNRRHFDNLFPQIIKTSRRNNELVCFLIMDVDHFKQYNDTYGHQMGDGVLIDLATVLTNNLKRDDDYCFRLGGEEFGVLFKSDSKQKAEIIANKLRESIEDLKIEHKGNSASSFVTASVGLVCLKAQDIVDEAQVYKMADDLLYQAKENGRNKVCINKHTDKDI; encoded by the coding sequence ATGAAAATTTTAAAATTGTTATTATTAATTAGTGTACCAATTATTATTGTCGGTAATGTCTATTTAATCTTGGAATATAAAAAAATTGGACAAGAAAAACTAAATTGGGTTGAACATACTCATGAAGTGATACATGAAGCGAATATTTACATTAGTGCTATGAAAGATATAGAAACTGGTCAAAGAGGTTATCTCTTAACATTAAAGGATGATTATTTAGAACCATATATTTTAGGTTTATCTAAAGCGAAAAATAGTTTTGATCAATTAAAACAATTAACTTCAGATAATCTTTCACAGCAAAAGCGATTAGATTTCATTAAAGAATCAATGAATCTAAAACTCGATGAGCTAGCCACTACTATTAAATATGCAAAAGATAAAAAGATAGATAAATCGTTTGATTTAGTAAAAAATGATATCGGTAAAAAGTATATGGATGATATTCGAAAATATGTTAAGCAATTTACTAAAGCAGAATTTAAATTGCTTGAAAAAAGACAAAATGAATATAATAACTATCGAAAGAATATAACACTCCTTATAATATCTGAAATTATGGTTTTAATTTTAATAGCAATCATATTCTTCTTCATTTATAAAAATAATATTCAAAAAAAAGCGCATGCTGAAATTAAAGAGTATGTTAGATTAGTTGACAAAAACATCATTACCTCTTCTACAGATTTAAAAGGTAATATTACCTATGCTTCAGAAGCTTTTGCTCAAATAAGTGGCTATTCTAAAGTTGAGTTAATTGGACAATCACACAGCATAGTAAGGCATCCAGATATGCCTAAATCTATATACGAGGATATGTGGAATACTATAAAATCAGGTAAGACATGGAGTGGTGAAATAAAAAATAGAAAAAAATCAGGTGATTACTATTGGGTAAAGACATCTATTTCACCAAAGTATAATAATGATAATGAACATATTGGATTTACAGCTATAAGACAAGATATTAGTGATAAAAAAATGATAGAGAAGATCTCAATAACGGATGGTTTAACAAATATATATAATAGAAGACATTTTGATAATCTATTTCCCCAAATCATTAAAACAAGCAGACGAAATAATGAACTTGTATGTTTTCTAATAATGGATGTAGACCACTTTAAACAATATAATGATACATATGGGCATCAAATGGGAGATGGAGTATTAATAGACTTAGCTACTGTACTTACAAATAATTTAAAACGAGATGACGATTACTGTTTTAGACTTGGCGGAGAAGAGTTTGGAGTGCTTTTTAAATCAGATAGTAAACAAAAAGCAGAGATTATTGCCAATAAGTTAAGAGAATCAATTGAAGATTTAAAAATAGAACATAAAGGTAATAGTGCAAGCAGTTTTGTGACTGCTTCTGTGGGATTAGTTTGTTTAAAAGCACAAGATATAGTAGATGAAGCCCAAGTTTATAAAATGGCAGATGATTTACTCTATCAAGCAAAAGAGAATGGTCGCAATAAAGTTTGTATAAATAAACATACTGACAAAGATATATAA
- a CDS encoding EAL domain-containing protein: MANTRNNIILVIFSTIAIPIILGQLLNRYVPITFISIPIHSGLEVAGGVIAVVISIIFYMKYRKQSVLTHFNWATTALLAMGIIDIFHASVMPGKMFVWLHSVAVFFGGIFFISVWLKEIEVSKKTYNFIPIVFIVFSILISILSIVFSQYIPEMINHDKTFTTTANILNVIGGIGFFIASIKFLIIYSKTQEIEDILFAGLSMLFGIAGILFVSSVVWDIQWWLWHVLRLSAYIIAFYFLYTEYQKEIEEVDSANINLINTTKELKNSISFFESFQNVTNEGNLVSKSDLHGNIIYVNDNFCKTTGYTREEVIGKPHNIIRHPDNDSSIFKDLWDTIQEKKTWKATVKNRTKDGGYYWVDTNISPILDNDGEIIEYVAIRHDITELINQRDEIERSSQTDTLTGLGNRFKLINDIRDSKSTSLSLSLINIDNFREVNDFYGHRFGDFVIIEFANRLSDYFFGIKNKSLYRIQGDEFAVLNYIDDRDTFIGKIYSIVDEISAKDFMIQDEEISLQMTAVLSFEDDKNTLFTTADMSMKIARRERKNLLIYNKSLTLDKEYENNLNWTKKLKNAIKEDRLVAFYQPIVNNHTQKWEKYESLIRMIDEDGKVISPYFFLDIAKRTKNYIEITKIVITQSFEVFKDSDAEFSVNLTIQDIMDDSLKEFLFQKLEEYKIGNRVVFEIVESEGIDNFDTVLDFIREVKECGCKIAIDDFGTGYSNFEYLLQLKADYIKLDGSMIKNLDTDFDTRAVVSTIVDFAKKMNMKTIAEFVKDETIESIVKDMGIDYSQGFYFSEPTEIPNIKK; encoded by the coding sequence ATGGCAAATACAAGAAATAATATAATTTTAGTTATATTTTCAACAATAGCAATACCAATAATACTTGGACAATTGTTAAATAGATATGTCCCTATAACCTTTATAAGTATTCCAATTCACTCTGGACTAGAAGTAGCTGGTGGAGTTATAGCAGTAGTTATCTCAATTATATTTTATATGAAGTATAGAAAGCAATCTGTTTTAACTCACTTTAATTGGGCTACTACAGCACTTCTTGCAATGGGAATAATAGATATTTTTCATGCATCTGTGATGCCTGGAAAAATGTTTGTTTGGTTGCATAGTGTAGCTGTATTTTTTGGTGGTATATTTTTTATAAGTGTGTGGCTAAAAGAGATAGAAGTAAGTAAAAAAACATATAATTTCATACCAATTGTATTCATTGTTTTTTCTATTTTAATCTCTATTTTGTCTATTGTCTTTTCACAATATATACCAGAAATGATTAATCATGATAAAACATTTACTACAACAGCAAATATTCTAAATGTTATTGGTGGTATAGGATTTTTTATAGCATCTATAAAATTTTTAATAATTTATTCAAAAACTCAAGAGATCGAAGATATACTTTTTGCGGGTCTTTCAATGCTATTTGGTATAGCAGGTATTTTATTTGTATCATCTGTTGTGTGGGATATTCAATGGTGGTTATGGCATGTACTTAGACTCTCAGCATACATAATAGCATTTTACTTTTTATATACTGAGTATCAAAAAGAGATTGAAGAGGTTGACAGTGCAAATATCAACCTAATCAATACTACTAAAGAGTTAAAAAACAGTATATCTTTTTTTGAAAGCTTTCAGAATGTTACGAATGAGGGTAATCTTGTTTCAAAAAGTGATTTACATGGTAATATAATATATGTAAATGACAACTTTTGTAAAACAACAGGTTATACAAGAGAAGAAGTTATAGGTAAACCTCATAACATAATTAGACACCCTGATAATGACAGTTCAATATTTAAGGATTTATGGGACACTATACAAGAAAAGAAGACTTGGAAAGCTACTGTAAAAAATAGAACTAAAGATGGAGGATATTATTGGGTAGATACTAATATCAGTCCTATTCTTGATAATGATGGAGAGATTATAGAGTATGTTGCGATACGTCATGATATTACAGAATTAATCAATCAGCGTGATGAAATTGAAAGAAGCTCACAAACTGATACTTTAACTGGTTTAGGAAACAGATTTAAACTTATAAATGATATTAGAGATTCTAAATCAACTTCATTATCACTTTCACTGATTAATATAGATAATTTTAGAGAAGTTAATGACTTCTATGGGCATAGGTTTGGTGATTTTGTTATTATTGAATTTGCAAACAGATTGAGTGATTATTTTTTTGGTATTAAAAATAAAAGCCTATATAGAATACAAGGCGATGAGTTTGCAGTGTTAAATTATATAGATGATAGAGATACTTTTATTGGAAAAATTTATAGTATAGTTGATGAAATATCTGCAAAAGACTTTATGATACAAGATGAAGAAATATCTTTACAAATGACAGCTGTATTATCATTTGAAGATGATAAAAACACTCTTTTTACAACAGCTGATATGTCCATGAAAATAGCTAGAAGAGAGCGTAAAAACCTTTTAATCTACAATAAATCTTTAACACTAGATAAAGAGTATGAAAATAATCTAAATTGGACTAAAAAGCTAAAAAATGCGATTAAAGAAGATAGATTGGTAGCCTTTTATCAACCAATCGTTAATAATCACACACAGAAGTGGGAGAAGTATGAGTCTCTGATAAGAATGATAGATGAAGATGGTAAAGTTATCTCACCATACTTTTTCCTTGATATTGCAAAAAGAACAAAAAATTATATAGAAATAACTAAAATTGTTATTACACAATCATTTGAAGTATTTAAAGATTCAGATGCTGAATTTTCAGTAAATTTAACTATTCAAGATATTATGGATGACTCTTTAAAAGAGTTTTTATTTCAAAAGTTAGAAGAGTATAAAATTGGCAACAGGGTAGTATTTGAGATAGTTGAATCTGAAGGTATAGATAATTTTGACACAGTGTTGGATTTTATTAGAGAAGTAAAAGAGTGTGGCTGTAAAATAGCTATAGATGATTTTGGAACTGGTTATTCTAACTTTGAATACTTATTACAACTTAAAGCAGACTATATTAAATTAGATGGTTCTATGATTAAAAATCTTGATACTGATTTTGATACAAGAGCAGTTGTCTCAACTATTGTGGACTTTGCAAAAAAGATGAATATGAAAACGATAGCAGAGTTTGTAAAAGATGAAACTATAGAGTCTATAGTAAAAGATATGGGAATTGATTATTCTCAAGGTTTTTATTTTAGTGAGCCAACAGAAATACCTAATATTAAAAAATAA